One window from the genome of Bacillus weihaiensis encodes:
- a CDS encoding YbaN family protein, translated as MKIMKKIRSIAFFIIGLFSLGMGIAGTILPVLPGGPFYLFAAFCFAKSSKKMDTWFKNTSIYSKYVEPILLKTGMTRKEKIRINCIADLCILISIFYIDYLFIKIILLLLALYKHYYFIKKIKTIPPKNNQSKSFTKEM; from the coding sequence ATGAAAATCATGAAGAAAATAAGAAGTATTGCTTTTTTTATTATCGGATTATTCTCTCTCGGTATGGGTATTGCTGGAACAATTCTTCCGGTTTTACCAGGTGGCCCATTTTATCTATTTGCTGCCTTTTGTTTTGCTAAGAGCTCTAAAAAAATGGATACCTGGTTCAAAAACACATCCATCTATAGTAAATATGTAGAGCCCATCCTGCTCAAGACGGGCATGACGAGAAAAGAGAAGATAAGGATAAACTGTATAGCGGATCTTTGTATTCTCATTTCTATTTTTTATATTGACTATCTTTTTATAAAAATTATTCTACTCCTTCTTGCCTTGTATAAGCATTATTATTTCATAAAAAAAATTAAGACGATTCCACCAAAAAATAACCAATCAAAAAGTTTCACTAAAGAGATGTGA
- a CDS encoding MEDS domain-containing protein, whose protein sequence is MIPSILEFTNHLNDNGGGHILYFTDEVDEYVKNAVDFIVTGVKNGEYVLFVENDPITRLVSTNLNNVLSNQELEKIQFINNFDFYCSTGNFHIMTILTYFFDTLDPYFNQNVKIRCWGHVEWPTHQHVDQALKEFEFEIDRLMPEMDIIGICAYNRDRLTKETQQELMTCHGYFMTDQDIGKLVHEDGTTKRVF, encoded by the coding sequence ATGATTCCATCTATACTTGAGTTTACAAACCATTTAAATGATAACGGTGGTGGACATATTCTTTACTTTACAGATGAAGTAGACGAATATGTTAAAAATGCAGTGGATTTTATCGTTACAGGAGTAAAAAATGGGGAATATGTTCTCTTTGTAGAGAATGATCCAATTACTCGATTAGTTTCAACTAACTTAAACAATGTATTATCTAATCAAGAATTAGAAAAAATCCAATTCATTAATAACTTTGATTTTTACTGTTCAACAGGAAATTTTCACATCATGACAATCCTTACCTATTTTTTTGATACGTTAGATCCTTATTTTAATCAAAACGTAAAAATAAGATGTTGGGGACATGTCGAATGGCCAACCCATCAACATGTAGATCAAGCTTTAAAAGAATTTGAATTTGAAATCGATCGTTTGATGCCAGAGATGGACATTATTGGGATATGTGCTTACAATCGAGATCGCTTAACTAAAGAGACACAGCAAGAGCTGATGACCTGTCACGGGTATTTTATGACAGATCAGGACATTGGGAAGCTTGTACACGAAGATGGTACTACAAAAAGAGTCTTTTAA
- a CDS encoding FMN-dependent NADH-azoreductase gives MAKLLYITAHPHDDTQSFSMAAGKAFIESYKEANPSDEIVHIDLYKEDIPQLDVDVFSGWGKLQSGKGFEELSNEEKAKVSRLNELSEQFINGDKYVFVTPLWNFSFPAAMKAYIDSVAVAGKAFKYTAEGPVGLLTDKKALHIQARGGIYSEGPAAEFEMGHRYLNVIMNFFGVPSFEGLFIEGHNAMPDKAEEIKANGIARATDLGKTF, from the coding sequence ATGGCAAAATTACTTTATATTACAGCTCATCCACATGATGATACACAGTCTTTCAGTATGGCAGCAGGGAAAGCATTTATTGAATCATATAAAGAAGCAAATCCTAGTGATGAGATTGTTCATATTGACTTATATAAAGAAGATATCCCACAATTAGATGTTGATGTATTTAGTGGATGGGGAAAGCTACAATCTGGTAAAGGGTTTGAAGAGCTTTCAAATGAAGAAAAAGCAAAAGTAAGTCGTCTTAATGAGTTAAGTGAACAATTTATAAATGGTGACAAATACGTATTTGTGACGCCTTTATGGAACTTCTCTTTCCCAGCAGCTATGAAAGCATATATTGATTCAGTTGCCGTAGCTGGAAAAGCATTTAAATATACTGCAGAGGGTCCTGTTGGGTTATTAACTGATAAAAAGGCTCTTCACATTCAAGCTAGAGGTGGTATTTATTCAGAAGGTCCTGCAGCAGAATTTGAAATGGGACACCGCTACTTAAATGTAATCATGAACTTCTTTGGTGTACCTAGTTTTGAAGGGTTATTTATCGAAGGTCATAATGCGATGCCTGATAAAGCGGAAGAAATTAAAGCGAATGGAATTGCGCGTGCGACTGACTTAGGTAAAACGTTCTAA
- a CDS encoding proline dehydrogenase family protein: MSVMTRDFFLYLSKNKALNRAAQNWGGNIASGKIVGGLDFPSSVKFIKELNDYGLSVTVDHLGEFVTNKAVAIERAEECIRTIETIAAQKLDSQVSLKLTSLGLDIDDQLVYDHMTNILDTAEKHQIMVTIDMEDEQRCQKTLDIFKDFKSRYNYISTVVQAYLYRTEEDINELSSYKPFLRLVKGAYKESPTVAFPNKSDVDQNYKKIIKMHMLSGSYAAIATHDDAMIEYTKELAKEHNISKDQFEFQMLYGMRSQTQRELVKEGYKMRVYVPYGDDWYGYFMRRLAERPANIAFVLKGMTKK; encoded by the coding sequence GTGTCTGTTATGACAAGAGATTTTTTCCTCTATCTATCAAAAAATAAAGCCTTAAACCGCGCTGCCCAAAATTGGGGTGGGAATATTGCTTCTGGCAAAATTGTTGGAGGTCTTGATTTTCCTAGCTCTGTCAAATTTATAAAGGAATTAAATGATTATGGACTTTCAGTTACCGTGGATCATTTGGGTGAATTTGTGACAAACAAGGCTGTTGCTATTGAGCGAGCGGAGGAATGTATTCGTACGATTGAAACAATTGCTGCTCAAAAGCTAGATTCACAGGTTTCACTTAAATTAACCTCGTTAGGTTTAGATATTGATGATCAATTAGTTTATGATCATATGACAAACATATTAGATACAGCTGAAAAGCATCAAATAATGGTTACTATTGATATGGAAGATGAGCAAAGATGTCAAAAGACATTAGATATTTTCAAAGATTTTAAGAGTCGTTACAACTATATTAGTACAGTTGTTCAGGCTTACTTATACCGAACAGAAGAAGATATTAACGAGTTGAGTAGCTACAAGCCGTTTTTACGTTTAGTAAAAGGAGCATACAAGGAATCACCTACTGTTGCTTTTCCAAACAAATCGGATGTAGATCAAAACTATAAAAAAATTATTAAGATGCATATGCTTAGTGGAAGCTATGCAGCAATCGCGACACATGATGATGCGATGATTGAGTACACAAAGGAGCTTGCAAAGGAGCATAATATCTCGAAGGATCAATTTGAGTTCCAAATGCTTTATGGAATGAGATCACAAACGCAAAGAGAATTAGTGAAAGAAGGCTATAAAATGCGAGTGTATGTACCATATGGGGATGACTGGTATGGCTACTTTATGAGAAGACTTGCAGAGCGTCCAGCTAATATTGCATTTGTATTAAAAGGTATGACGAAAAAATAA
- a CDS encoding PucR family transcriptional regulator, which produces MEELLERVLSLSDLDEIVNFISNELKKPVILEDDQFFLLAYNSYYVDHFDLANQQTIFSKKCPLPIFEVFVETGIIDQVKTMVKPFRIHQMKDIGLNQRVVVSTRYQETIMGYLWIQEINEQLTPEEMTFLDKASIHVGKMIHKKNKLKLKKAEEVENVFRKAINNEYKSEKEFKWEATQYDIVLPSIFTVMVVNAVDADLELVEELKETIRSYLNLKDNTSHALINQSNIIIIVGCYSLKYSPNEASQQIIENLLTNFDEKRYSNLYIGVGNEYQNLMSLNTSYVEALEVINIAEELETQENVPYEYDKLGVFRYLDVMIEKNKKIDYENKNIQILQAKDRESQTELVKTLEYYLVNNCKSKPTAEQMFIHPNTLNYRLKQISDLTSIDFSDFNQKCQLYLDLILNKKKK; this is translated from the coding sequence ATGGAAGAGTTATTGGAACGGGTCCTCTCACTATCTGATTTAGATGAGATTGTGAATTTTATAAGCAATGAATTAAAAAAACCAGTAATTTTAGAGGATGATCAATTTTTCTTACTCGCATATAACTCGTATTATGTCGATCATTTTGACTTAGCTAACCAACAAACCATATTTTCAAAAAAATGTCCTCTACCTATTTTTGAAGTATTTGTAGAAACGGGGATTATTGATCAAGTAAAAACAATGGTAAAACCGTTTCGCATTCATCAAATGAAAGATATTGGATTAAATCAGCGAGTAGTTGTAAGTACAAGATATCAAGAGACGATTATGGGCTATCTATGGATACAGGAAATAAACGAGCAGCTTACACCTGAAGAAATGACTTTTCTTGATAAGGCATCCATACATGTGGGGAAGATGATTCATAAGAAAAATAAGCTTAAGCTAAAAAAGGCCGAGGAAGTTGAGAATGTCTTCAGAAAAGCAATTAATAATGAGTATAAGAGTGAGAAGGAATTTAAATGGGAAGCAACGCAATATGATATAGTGCTGCCATCCATTTTTACTGTAATGGTCGTAAATGCAGTTGATGCGGATCTTGAGCTTGTAGAAGAGTTGAAGGAGACGATTCGCTCCTATTTAAACTTAAAGGATAATACTAGCCATGCTCTTATCAATCAATCGAACATTATCATCATTGTCGGGTGCTATTCTTTGAAATATTCACCTAATGAGGCATCCCAACAAATTATTGAAAATCTCTTAACTAACTTTGATGAAAAGCGTTATTCCAACTTATATATTGGAGTAGGGAATGAATATCAAAATCTCATGTCTTTAAATACGAGCTACGTAGAAGCGTTAGAAGTAATAAACATCGCAGAAGAGCTCGAAACCCAAGAGAATGTTCCATATGAATATGATAAGCTAGGTGTTTTTCGGTACCTTGACGTCATGATTGAGAAAAACAAAAAAATTGATTACGAAAACAAAAATATACAAATTCTACAAGCGAAGGACCGAGAAAGTCAAACAGAGCTCGTCAAAACGCTAGAATATTACCTGGTCAATAACTGTAAATCAAAACCAACTGCAGAACAAATGTTTATTCATCCAAACACATTGAATTATCGTTTAAAGCAAATTTCAGATTTAACATCCATTGATTTTTCAGACTTTAATCAAAAATGTCAGCTATACTTAGACTTGATTTTAAACAAAAAGAAAAAGTAA
- the pruA gene encoding L-glutamate gamma-semialdehyde dehydrogenase, protein MSTTYKHEPFTDFSIEENKVAFEKALENANKMMGKDYPLVINGERISTEEKIVSYNPANKEEVVGKVSKATKDHAEQAIQAAAEAFEDWRYWNPEERANILFRAAAIVRRKKHDFSALLVKEAGKPWNEADADTAEAIDFMEYYARQMIELAKGKPVNSREGEINKYIYTPTGVTVVIPPWNFLFAIMAGTTVAPIVTGNTVVLKPASATPVIAALFVEVLEEAGLPKGVVNFVPGSGSEVGDYLVDHPKTSIITFTGSREVGTRIFERAAKVQPGQQHLKRVIAEMGGKDTVVVDSDCDIELAAQSIFASAFGFAGQKCSAGSRAVVHSDVYDQVLERVVEITEQKITGNPEKHDTYMGPVIDKGSFDKIMEYIAIGKEEGRLMTGGNGDEAKGYFIEPTIFADLSPDARIMQEEIFGPVVAFAKADSFDELLNIANNTEYGLTGAVITRNRKHIERAKQEFHVGNLYFNRNCTGAIVGYHPFGGFKMSGTDSKAGGPDYLALHMQAKTISEML, encoded by the coding sequence ATGTCAACAACTTATAAACACGAGCCATTTACGGATTTCTCAATTGAAGAAAACAAAGTTGCGTTTGAAAAGGCATTAGAAAATGCAAATAAGATGATGGGGAAGGATTATCCGCTCGTTATTAATGGAGAAAGAATCTCAACGGAAGAAAAAATCGTTTCTTACAATCCTGCTAACAAAGAAGAGGTAGTAGGAAAAGTGTCAAAGGCAACTAAGGATCATGCAGAACAAGCAATCCAAGCAGCTGCGGAAGCTTTTGAAGACTGGAGATATTGGAATCCTGAAGAAAGAGCGAATATTCTATTTCGTGCAGCAGCAATTGTCCGTCGAAAAAAACATGATTTTTCTGCACTATTGGTGAAAGAAGCAGGAAAGCCTTGGAATGAAGCAGACGCTGATACTGCAGAAGCAATTGATTTTATGGAATATTACGCTCGTCAAATGATTGAGCTAGCAAAAGGAAAGCCAGTTAATAGCCGTGAAGGTGAAATTAATAAATACATTTACACGCCAACAGGTGTTACTGTTGTCATTCCACCTTGGAACTTCTTATTCGCGATTATGGCAGGTACAACTGTTGCCCCTATCGTTACCGGAAACACAGTGGTATTAAAACCAGCTAGCGCAACACCAGTTATCGCTGCATTATTTGTTGAAGTATTGGAAGAGGCAGGCTTACCTAAAGGTGTAGTTAACTTTGTTCCAGGTAGCGGGTCTGAGGTTGGGGATTATTTAGTAGATCACCCGAAAACAAGTATTATCACATTTACTGGTTCACGTGAAGTTGGTACGAGAATTTTTGAACGTGCAGCTAAGGTTCAACCAGGACAACAGCATTTGAAACGTGTGATTGCTGAGATGGGTGGAAAAGATACAGTGGTGGTAGACAGTGACTGTGATATCGAACTTGCTGCACAATCAATTTTTGCTTCGGCTTTTGGTTTTGCAGGACAAAAATGTTCAGCAGGTTCACGAGCGGTTGTACACTCCGATGTATATGATCAAGTGTTAGAGCGAGTTGTTGAAATTACAGAGCAGAAAATTACAGGTAACCCAGAAAAGCATGACACATATATGGGGCCAGTCATTGATAAAGGTTCCTTTGATAAGATAATGGAATACATTGCAATTGGAAAAGAAGAGGGTCGCTTAATGACGGGTGGTAATGGAGATGAAGCAAAAGGTTACTTCATTGAGCCAACCATCTTTGCAGATCTATCTCCTGATGCGCGTATAATGCAAGAGGAAATCTTCGGACCAGTTGTTGCATTTGCAAAAGCAGATAGCTTTGATGAACTATTAAACATTGCAAATAATACAGAATACGGCTTAACTGGTGCTGTCATTACAAGAAACCGCAAGCACATCGAACGAGCGAAGCAAGAGTTCCATGTAGGGAATCTATATTTCAATCGTAATTGTACAGGTGCAATTGTAGGCTATCATCCGTTTGGTGGTTTCAAAATGTCAGGAACAGACTCAAAAGCCGGCGGTCCAGACTACTTAGCTCTTCACATGCAAGCAAAAACAATTAGTGAAATGTTATAA
- a CDS encoding SE1832 family protein — protein MNSQEIQHKIDDLKLEYINLQGDIEKLESTGHSIEKLEKRLTQIENELQSLRTKQS, from the coding sequence ATGAACAGTCAAGAAATTCAACATAAAATCGACGATCTCAAACTCGAATATATCAATCTTCAAGGAGATATTGAAAAACTTGAGTCAACAGGTCATTCAATTGAAAAGCTTGAAAAAAGATTAACGCAAATTGAAAATGAGCTTCAGTCTCTTCGCACAAAGCAATCATAA
- a CDS encoding flotillin family protein: MFNFIGTIMILLPILIIAVIAGVAYFFWVRFRYRTARSNQALIITGPKLGDPEKETNIFTDQEGRSMKIIRGGGYRLRRFQTATPVNLTSFQLKLATPRVYTNGGVPIVADAVAMVKVADTLNGIANYAEQFLGKEQEEIESEIIEVLGSNLRAILSKMTVEDINSDREKFNHDVSEVAQKQLDLMGFKITSLGLTDLRDADEENGYLENLGRPRIAEVRKLAEIAEANSERETRIHRAQTDQEAKEEEYKRQIAVAESKKEKDIKDAAFKEETERARAKSEQSYELEKAKLSKEIKEEELTLQFLERERAVKLEEEESKVRKAKADADYYETTKKAEAEARKAEIDGEAKAKIRREEGSAEADVIRERGKAEAEARKLLAEAMEKHGDVIITEKLIEMLPVFAEKIAQPLNNIESVKIIDSGNSNGISSFGKSITKTMVDMQEPLKEMTGIDMSELLKSYVNRSNNTHHHISINEKKHDEESIKDVIVENEGEQN, from the coding sequence ATGTTTAATTTTATTGGCACTATTATGATTTTACTACCAATCCTTATTATTGCAGTGATTGCAGGTGTAGCTTACTTCTTTTGGGTGAGGTTTCGCTACCGTACTGCTCGTTCGAACCAAGCATTAATTATTACAGGACCTAAATTAGGAGACCCTGAAAAGGAAACAAATATTTTCACAGATCAAGAAGGCCGTTCGATGAAGATTATTCGTGGCGGAGGTTATCGTTTACGACGATTTCAAACGGCAACTCCTGTTAACCTTACTTCTTTTCAACTGAAGCTAGCAACTCCAAGGGTTTATACAAATGGTGGCGTACCGATTGTAGCTGATGCAGTAGCTATGGTTAAAGTAGCAGATACGTTAAATGGTATAGCAAACTATGCTGAACAATTTTTAGGAAAAGAGCAAGAGGAAATTGAGTCAGAAATTATTGAAGTACTAGGAAGTAATTTACGTGCTATCCTATCAAAAATGACAGTTGAAGATATTAATAGTGATCGAGAGAAGTTTAACCATGATGTGTCAGAGGTTGCTCAAAAGCAGCTTGATTTAATGGGCTTTAAAATTACATCGTTAGGTTTAACTGATTTACGTGATGCAGATGAAGAGAATGGCTATTTAGAGAATTTAGGTCGACCACGTATAGCGGAAGTTAGAAAGCTTGCAGAAATTGCCGAAGCAAATAGTGAGAGAGAAACTCGTATCCACAGAGCTCAAACAGATCAAGAAGCAAAAGAAGAGGAATATAAGCGTCAAATTGCTGTTGCAGAGTCGAAAAAGGAAAAAGATATTAAAGATGCTGCTTTTAAAGAAGAAACCGAGCGTGCTAGAGCTAAATCAGAACAATCTTATGAATTAGAAAAAGCAAAGCTCTCAAAAGAAATCAAAGAGGAAGAATTAACTTTACAATTCTTAGAGCGTGAGCGAGCAGTAAAGCTTGAGGAAGAGGAAAGTAAGGTTCGTAAAGCGAAAGCAGACGCTGATTATTATGAAACGACGAAAAAAGCAGAAGCGGAAGCACGTAAAGCAGAAATTGATGGGGAAGCGAAAGCTAAGATTCGAAGAGAAGAAGGTTCGGCTGAAGCGGATGTTATTCGTGAACGAGGTAAGGCAGAAGCAGAGGCACGTAAATTATTAGCAGAAGCAATGGAGAAACACGGTGATGTCATTATCACGGAAAAACTCATTGAGATGCTACCAGTCTTTGCTGAGAAAATTGCACAGCCATTAAATAACATTGAATCAGTCAAAATCATCGATTCAGGAAACAGCAATGGCATTTCCTCCTTTGGAAAAAGCATTACAAAAACCATGGTAGATATGCAAGAGCCCCTTAAGGAAATGACAGGTATTGATATGTCTGAACTGTTAAAGTCCTATGTAAACCGTTCAAACAATACGCATCATCATATCTCAATTAATGAAAAGAAGCATGATGAAGAATCAATTAAAGATGTAATTGTAGAGAACGAAGGCGAACAAAATTAA
- a CDS encoding GNAT family N-acetyltransferase — protein sequence MNSYNVKAFDLLNNSQYSPTFAYSVVEERIKGQIHYDSLGQAAIIGTSSGIFFLVGDEKNSQVSEILLKLYEEQAMLNKRFTLFSSTSSWDMLILDTLRDNVKQLERYSFTYDFSTNIREKSLPKEFSVSKMTSLTMKKSVEFTEEYIKEYWGSFANFHTSGFGYCILHENNSISECVSIFRSKQFAEVDIATHLDFQGIGLATYVARLFIQHCVQEELIPRWECDVSNESSIYLARKLGFINPIRYSIFIRN from the coding sequence ATGAACTCCTACAATGTAAAAGCTTTTGATTTGCTAAATAACTCACAGTACTCCCCCACTTTTGCCTATTCAGTTGTAGAAGAACGAATAAAAGGGCAGATTCACTATGATTCCTTAGGACAGGCAGCCATTATAGGGACAAGCTCAGGCATTTTTTTCTTAGTAGGTGACGAAAAAAACTCTCAAGTGAGTGAAATTCTTCTTAAGCTTTATGAAGAACAAGCCATGCTAAATAAACGTTTCACCTTATTCTCATCCACAAGTAGCTGGGATATGCTGATTCTAGATACTTTAAGAGACAATGTCAAACAGCTAGAGCGGTATTCTTTTACATATGATTTCTCCACAAACATCCGTGAAAAAAGCTTACCTAAAGAATTTAGTGTTAGTAAAATGACATCATTAACAATGAAGAAAAGTGTAGAATTTACTGAAGAATATATAAAGGAATATTGGGGATCGTTCGCTAACTTTCACACATCTGGGTTTGGATATTGTATCCTTCATGAAAATAATAGTATAAGTGAATGTGTTTCTATTTTTCGTTCTAAGCAGTTTGCAGAAGTAGATATTGCCACACACTTAGATTTTCAAGGTATAGGGCTAGCCACTTATGTAGCAAGGTTATTTATACAGCACTGTGTTCAAGAAGAACTCATACCAAGGTGGGAATGTGATGTGTCAAATGAAAGCTCCATCTATTTAGCGCGTAAATTAGGGTTCATCAACCCTATACGCTATTCTATTTTTATTAGGAATTAA